A genomic segment from Candidatus Korarchaeum cryptofilum OPF8 encodes:
- a CDS encoding histone family protein, whose translation MPRVRYLPLAPIGRIIRDAGAERVSDAAVEALERYMEKFALEVGRQAVSLAKHANRKTVSGEDIDLAIKTVWKA comes from the coding sequence CTCGCTCCCATTGGGAGGATAATAAGAGACGCTGGTGCGGAGAGGGTAAGTGACGCAGCCGTTGAGGCATTAGAGCGCTATATGGAGAAGTTTGCGCTCGAAGTGGGCAGGCAGGCTGTCAGTCTGGCCAAACACGCGAACAGGAAGACTGTATCCGGTGAGGATATAGATCTCGCGATAAAGACCGTTTGGAAGGCTTGA
- a CDS encoding acetate--CoA ligase family protein has translation MSLRGFFEPESIVVIGASRSPGKIGYEILRIMVENRERGSYKGKLYAVNPRSDEMILNVPTYKSVLDIPDVPELAIIVTPAPNTPQALEECGRKGIRNAVVISGGFAEVGGEGVKLQNMLDEIRRRYGIRVIGPNCVGVISPSTGVDTLFLPIDKEIRGNSYISSPRPKPGSVALITQSGAFGVACLDYMYGEDIGLSKFVSYGNKLDVDEVDVIEYLKDDPMTRVILVYAESIEKGREFLELAREVTREKPIVVLKAGRTSAGARAASSHTAAIAGSDSIYDAAFRQAGVIRVMDMEELFDAAKALSMQPPAEGESIAILTDGGGVGVMAADETEAVGLKLAEFSDSTKEKLKELQRANVIPPIAALGNPIDLTGSATDDSFVGAMEAILEDPGVHGVVVLALHHVPGVTWELPRKLAEVVKRYKKPVVAMDVGSSQYAVEFRKMFEREGIPAYPEPERAVKAMKALVHYGLVRRYRRASP, from the coding sequence TTGAGCTTGCGGGGGTTCTTCGAACCTGAGTCCATAGTGGTGATAGGCGCGTCGAGATCCCCTGGGAAGATAGGTTACGAGATCCTGAGGATAATGGTCGAGAATAGGGAGAGAGGGAGTTACAAGGGGAAACTTTATGCAGTGAATCCGAGATCCGATGAAATGATACTCAATGTACCGACTTATAAGAGCGTCCTAGACATCCCGGATGTACCTGAATTAGCTATAATAGTTACTCCGGCACCAAATACACCTCAGGCCCTCGAGGAGTGCGGGAGGAAGGGTATAAGGAATGCCGTCGTTATAAGCGGGGGTTTCGCTGAGGTAGGTGGGGAGGGGGTCAAGCTACAGAATATGCTAGATGAGATAAGGAGGAGGTATGGAATCAGGGTAATTGGTCCTAATTGCGTGGGTGTAATATCCCCTTCAACGGGAGTGGATACACTCTTCCTTCCAATCGATAAGGAAATCCGAGGAAATAGCTACATTTCCTCCCCAAGGCCTAAGCCCGGGAGCGTAGCCTTAATCACGCAATCCGGGGCCTTCGGAGTCGCTTGCTTAGATTACATGTACGGCGAGGATATCGGATTATCAAAATTCGTGAGTTATGGTAATAAGCTTGATGTCGATGAGGTTGACGTCATAGAATACTTAAAGGACGATCCGATGACGAGAGTCATCTTAGTGTATGCTGAGTCGATAGAGAAGGGGAGGGAGTTCCTGGAGCTCGCCAGAGAGGTGACGAGGGAGAAGCCTATAGTCGTCTTAAAAGCCGGAAGGACGAGTGCAGGGGCCAGAGCTGCGAGTTCTCATACCGCTGCAATAGCTGGAAGCGACTCTATCTATGATGCTGCATTCAGGCAGGCAGGTGTGATAAGGGTTATGGATATGGAGGAGCTCTTCGATGCCGCTAAGGCTCTCTCTATGCAACCTCCAGCTGAGGGGGAGAGTATAGCTATACTGACGGATGGGGGCGGAGTCGGTGTTATGGCGGCTGATGAAACGGAAGCTGTCGGATTGAAGCTCGCTGAGTTCTCCGATTCTACGAAGGAGAAGTTGAAAGAACTTCAGAGGGCTAACGTGATTCCGCCTATAGCAGCTCTTGGAAATCCAATAGATCTGACTGGCAGCGCTACGGATGATTCATTCGTGGGGGCTATGGAAGCTATATTGGAGGATCCGGGAGTGCATGGTGTAGTAGTCCTAGCCTTACATCACGTCCCGGGTGTGACATGGGAGCTCCCGAGGAAGCTCGCGGAAGTAGTTAAGCGTTATAAGAAGCCAGTGGTGGCGATGGATGTGGGTAGCTCACAGTATGCGGTAGAATTCAGGAAAATGTTTGAGAGGGAGGGGATACCGGCATATCCGGAGCCCGAAAGAGCTGTTAAAGCTATGAAGGCCCTTGTTCACTATGGGCTCGTGAGAAGATATCGAAGAGCCTCCCCCTAA
- a CDS encoding COG1361 S-layer family protein — MRKMPIILLLIIFIGALPVSGESYFIVKDSYWEGYALVLGANNTFVIEARSSYSGILSDINATLKIYDFVGSDYTTSFSYSGSISQGQSLYMRFTVSVPANAYASHYKADLFLKFKANGVPQNQVIPLFITVQGSPRVVCSISGSVRPGWPATIYIEVENIGDGVARNVMVSLTPTSLGVQVTSPIDLGLMNPAESKRIQTEIYVADNVDEAVTITATVTWGAQVGAGGQYTTTQTLSASEVGPKGVSVFAKDIYLDPGVNNTVPLLVENEGDEWAYRVKMTIQTPPGVSVIGSNTFDLGDLGPGKLTMVPVNLSTLPQTSGPIQILASLQWLDAGGEERTSSSTLGFYVRVPIGPFLTALSDKRVLKPGVPESVVVYLKNDGNETAKNLRANLIASKDLAVLSETGVSLGDLEPGASKGISTLLYAPNMSYGSLILTIELNYLDEHDSTRTQAIPISFITESPKQPLLILIPLNNELKNDETNELCVKIKNEGGLAKDLRIELAFPSPEIGSIVGTGRAYIDSLDRGESALRNFTVYLSPNVYGAVQMIARLSYRDESGIDHMDVTTFGVRASGEPRIEVAHVSTVPTPIYPGDSNVRLVTLITNVGSYVAKDLRLNLTSLPSYVEPSYSGSDTFLIPALPPGQSMEVSFILKIKENARPGRYELKLVSKYGEAKLPLQIDEKASFELIELNASGRPRPGDRGVKLSLILRNGADVTANDAVIEIVTPYLIGTTSLAVGDVPARSNTSAIMEVDIDKQAPLQIPIDIKITWKQDGRSLSQTIKASLNLSGGGGIEIWEILIAIALPLIIILIFRGRLFDIFSRAHSEQGPS, encoded by the coding sequence ATGAGGAAAATGCCCATCATATTATTACTCATTATATTCATTGGGGCCCTTCCAGTATCGGGGGAGAGCTACTTCATCGTCAAGGATTCTTACTGGGAGGGCTATGCCTTAGTTCTAGGAGCTAATAACACTTTCGTGATAGAGGCGAGGAGTTCCTACAGCGGGATCTTGAGCGATATAAATGCTACCCTTAAGATATACGATTTCGTCGGTTCAGATTATACGACTTCATTCTCCTATTCCGGATCTATCTCCCAAGGTCAGTCCCTATATATGAGATTCACCGTTTCAGTGCCTGCGAATGCATATGCATCCCACTATAAGGCAGACTTGTTCCTGAAATTCAAAGCAAATGGAGTACCTCAGAATCAAGTGATACCCCTATTCATCACAGTTCAAGGCTCTCCTAGAGTCGTTTGCAGTATATCGGGCAGCGTGAGGCCCGGCTGGCCCGCTACTATCTATATAGAGGTCGAAAATATAGGGGACGGAGTCGCGAGGAACGTCATGGTATCCCTAACTCCTACGAGCCTAGGGGTTCAAGTAACCTCGCCGATAGATTTGGGACTCATGAACCCCGCTGAGAGTAAAAGAATTCAGACTGAGATTTATGTAGCTGATAACGTCGATGAGGCTGTTACCATAACAGCTACAGTGACGTGGGGAGCTCAAGTTGGGGCTGGGGGTCAATACACTACTACTCAAACTCTTTCAGCCTCTGAAGTCGGTCCGAAGGGGGTCAGTGTCTTCGCGAAGGACATTTACTTGGATCCAGGGGTGAACAATACGGTGCCTCTCCTAGTAGAGAATGAGGGGGATGAATGGGCTTATAGAGTGAAGATGACGATACAAACACCTCCTGGAGTCTCTGTAATCGGTAGTAATACGTTCGATTTAGGAGATTTGGGCCCGGGTAAATTAACGATGGTCCCCGTAAATTTAAGCACCCTACCTCAAACATCAGGGCCTATCCAGATTTTAGCATCATTGCAATGGCTAGATGCCGGTGGGGAGGAGAGAACATCCTCCTCAACCTTAGGATTCTACGTGAGGGTACCTATCGGCCCATTCCTCACGGCTCTCTCGGATAAGAGAGTTCTGAAGCCAGGGGTCCCCGAATCCGTCGTGGTTTATCTGAAGAATGATGGGAATGAGACAGCTAAGAATTTGAGAGCGAATCTCATAGCCTCTAAGGACCTCGCCGTTCTCTCAGAGACGGGAGTGAGTTTAGGGGACTTAGAGCCGGGAGCCTCGAAGGGAATATCCACACTACTCTATGCACCTAACATGAGCTACGGGAGCCTCATCCTTACGATCGAGCTTAACTATCTGGATGAGCACGATTCCACTAGAACACAAGCGATCCCAATCTCCTTCATCACTGAGTCCCCGAAGCAACCTCTTCTCATCCTAATACCGTTGAACAATGAGCTTAAGAACGATGAGACTAATGAGCTTTGCGTTAAGATCAAGAACGAAGGGGGATTGGCTAAAGACCTTAGGATAGAGCTAGCATTTCCCTCCCCAGAGATAGGGTCTATTGTCGGGACTGGGAGGGCTTATATCGACTCATTGGATAGAGGGGAAAGTGCTTTGAGAAACTTCACGGTATATCTCTCCCCAAATGTCTATGGAGCTGTTCAGATGATCGCGAGGCTCAGTTATAGGGATGAATCTGGGATAGATCACATGGATGTGACTACATTTGGTGTGAGGGCCTCGGGTGAGCCCAGGATAGAGGTAGCTCATGTATCCACGGTCCCGACTCCGATATATCCCGGGGATTCTAACGTAAGGCTAGTGACTTTGATAACGAACGTAGGAAGCTACGTTGCCAAGGATCTCAGGTTGAACCTCACATCTCTGCCCAGCTACGTTGAGCCATCCTACTCAGGCTCCGACACGTTCCTAATCCCCGCGCTCCCTCCGGGTCAGAGCATGGAGGTCAGCTTCATCTTGAAAATTAAGGAGAATGCCAGGCCGGGGAGATATGAGCTGAAGCTCGTCTCGAAATACGGTGAGGCTAAACTGCCCCTTCAGATAGATGAGAAAGCCTCCTTCGAGTTAATTGAGCTCAATGCATCCGGGAGACCGAGACCCGGGGATAGAGGAGTTAAACTGTCACTCATATTGAGGAACGGAGCTGATGTCACAGCTAATGATGCTGTGATAGAGATAGTAACTCCCTACCTAATAGGCACGACCTCTCTAGCGGTAGGGGATGTCCCCGCGAGGAGCAACACTTCCGCGATAATGGAAGTCGATATAGATAAACAGGCACCCCTACAGATTCCTATAGATATAAAGATAACTTGGAAACAGGATGGAAGGAGCCTATCTCAGACGATAAAAGCTAGCCTGAATTTGAGCGGTGGGGGAGGGATAGAGATATGGGAAATCTTGATAGCTATTGCCTTACCACTGATAATAATATTGATTTTTAGGGGGAGGCTCTTCGATATCTTCTCACGAGCCCATAGTGAACAAGGGCCTTCATAG
- a CDS encoding ABC transporter permease yields MISEDAYRVITIVKKELIQLARDPKTIAMVLMMPIMVTILFGIGYGGEGSGKYPITIVDLDGREGSFKFIEELRDSRLFEIKAIYKSKGQGFSSVYSGTVYACLIIPESFTEDLMVGRATRVELYYDASNPTVAQAIMQAVGVVTQQYQEWAASNFGTFAIQPMFYTVYGPKVEKIESFIPTLMALILQMVPTSLISVSICREREKGTFEQFIMTPIRPFDVIFGKLVAYFIATISDSILSLLTAILIFNVKLRGSLIDMTVVSLVFLLSSLSMGLLISVFSKNQLQAYQASIFTFIPSMLFSGMLVPVEILGPEAGTIASFIPMYYFIKAFRNVALKGWSFLMVTNELIIILAFSAVFLSFSLRSLKMEVT; encoded by the coding sequence ATGATATCAGAAGATGCTTATAGGGTAATTACGATAGTTAAGAAGGAACTAATTCAGCTAGCGAGGGACCCCAAGACTATAGCCATGGTCCTAATGATGCCGATAATGGTGACTATACTCTTCGGAATCGGGTATGGAGGGGAGGGGTCCGGGAAGTATCCCATAACGATCGTGGATCTCGATGGGAGGGAGGGATCTTTCAAGTTCATTGAGGAGCTCAGGGACTCCAGGTTATTCGAAATAAAAGCCATTTACAAATCGAAGGGGCAGGGATTCTCATCAGTTTACTCAGGAACTGTTTATGCATGTCTGATAATCCCTGAAAGCTTCACGGAAGATCTTATGGTCGGTAGAGCAACGAGAGTTGAGCTCTATTATGATGCGAGCAATCCGACGGTGGCTCAAGCTATAATGCAAGCAGTAGGTGTGGTAACTCAGCAGTACCAAGAGTGGGCCGCATCAAACTTCGGGACATTCGCGATACAGCCTATGTTCTACACTGTATATGGGCCAAAGGTCGAGAAGATTGAGAGCTTCATCCCCACTCTCATGGCCCTGATACTTCAGATGGTACCTACTAGTCTAATATCCGTATCCATATGCAGGGAGAGGGAGAAGGGCACATTCGAGCAATTCATAATGACACCGATAAGGCCCTTTGATGTCATATTCGGAAAATTGGTGGCATATTTCATAGCTACGATCTCCGATAGTATCTTAAGCCTATTAACAGCAATCCTGATCTTCAATGTTAAGCTCAGGGGGTCCCTCATCGATATGACAGTCGTCTCGCTAGTGTTCCTATTGAGTTCACTCAGCATGGGTCTCCTAATATCAGTATTCTCGAAGAATCAGCTTCAGGCTTATCAGGCTAGCATCTTCACATTCATCCCCAGCATGCTCTTCAGCGGTATGCTTGTACCAGTCGAGATACTCGGTCCAGAGGCCGGGACAATAGCATCTTTCATCCCAATGTACTACTTCATTAAAGCTTTCAGGAACGTCGCCCTGAAGGGATGGAGCTTCCTGATGGTGACAAATGAGCTCATAATAATCCTAGCCTTTTCAGCAGTTTTCCTCTCATTCTCCCTCAGATCCCTGAAGATGGAGGTGACTTGA
- a CDS encoding ABC transporter ATP-binding protein, producing MEEPEKGSRLAIEAENLTKRFGAFTAVDHINLRVRVGENFGLLGPNGAGKTTTIRMITGVIKPTEGSVKVFGIDVVKERDKAIRKIGYMPQRFSLYEDLTVEENLMLYGSLQGLRGQHLRERVNELMDRFYLREIRGRMAGRLSGGMKQRLSLAVALVHDPDLLILDEPTAGVDPPLRRRFWEHFKELNKEGKTILVTTHYMDEAENCDRLALMGGGRVIAEGTPQEIKRKAIGGELVELRVDGDLELKGISGLKEVLKNSDGSYLLLVEDSSSFLPEVLRRAELAGVRVRSASPVFVSLEEAFIRLMG from the coding sequence TTGGAGGAACCAGAGAAGGGATCAAGGCTCGCTATCGAAGCTGAAAACTTGACGAAGAGATTCGGAGCCTTTACTGCCGTTGATCATATAAACCTGAGGGTGAGGGTGGGGGAGAACTTCGGGTTGCTCGGGCCCAACGGCGCAGGGAAGACCACGACCATAAGGATGATAACAGGAGTTATCAAACCCACCGAGGGATCTGTGAAGGTTTTCGGTATAGATGTCGTGAAGGAGAGGGATAAGGCGATCAGGAAGATAGGCTATATGCCCCAGAGATTCAGCCTATATGAGGATCTTACGGTAGAGGAGAATCTAATGCTTTATGGCTCCCTCCAGGGGCTCAGAGGTCAGCATCTGAGGGAGAGAGTGAATGAGCTCATGGATAGATTCTATCTCAGGGAGATAAGGGGAAGGATGGCCGGGAGATTGAGCGGTGGTATGAAACAGAGGCTCAGCTTAGCTGTGGCATTAGTCCACGATCCGGATCTCCTCATCCTAGATGAGCCGACGGCCGGAGTGGACCCCCCGCTTCGGAGGAGATTCTGGGAGCACTTCAAGGAGCTAAACAAGGAGGGTAAGACGATCCTAGTAACTACTCATTACATGGATGAAGCGGAGAACTGCGATAGGCTAGCTCTCATGGGGGGCGGTAGGGTAATAGCGGAGGGGACCCCCCAGGAGATCAAGAGGAAAGCTATCGGTGGGGAGCTCGTAGAGCTGCGAGTAGATGGGGATCTTGAGCTTAAAGGGATCTCTGGTTTGAAAGAGGTATTGAAAAATAGTGATGGGAGTTATCTCCTTCTCGTGGAGGATTCGAGCTCCTTCCTCCCCGAAGTACTGAGGAGAGCTGAGCTAGCTGGTGTGAGGGTAAGATCGGCAAGTCCCGTATTCGTGAGCCTAGAGGAAGCATTTATAAGGTTAATGGGGTGA
- a CDS encoding Nre family DNA repair protein, translating to MSPKINADFCVRCKGSKMLCGLKRCPIVERIKFSTRLDFGRLIDGFTPPSSLVSERGYPRVLVGPTVSQIEPDLPENPKFWISKDLSYIIARFSSQIYANFRSHIRNIDDPRLEELRFSAMSYSPVGINVELVRIPKPRVSFDGILAPIGPSAPAERIKLTENPKIPSSLERAFYDSDVRASEIIWETYNRGVDVYAISKILSLGGLGNRARRKLVPTKWAITATDSIIGDFLRREIEYLPIYSGEVMLFQSNYEGNRYFVLIAPGPYMLEIVEAWMPRGLWTKGSDEPVVMLNSEIGRLGLEYMDGGHYAMRLAILEKLASMKRQAAVIAIREIGPEYYAPVGVWQVREGMRAALRSEPLKFPELGDAMRQLKLRFDLNLLIRSLRIPKILRGWISLEGFLENL from the coding sequence ATGAGCCCGAAGATTAACGCAGATTTCTGCGTTAGATGTAAAGGGAGTAAGATGCTCTGTGGCCTTAAGAGATGTCCTATAGTTGAGAGGATCAAATTCAGCACGAGATTGGATTTTGGAAGGTTGATAGATGGTTTCACCCCTCCCTCATCCTTAGTCAGTGAGAGAGGGTATCCTCGCGTTTTAGTGGGGCCTACAGTATCCCAAATAGAGCCCGATCTACCAGAAAACCCTAAATTTTGGATTTCAAAGGATTTAAGTTATATTATAGCTAGATTTTCTTCTCAGATCTATGCGAACTTCAGATCACACATAAGGAATATAGATGATCCTAGATTAGAGGAACTAAGGTTCTCCGCAATGAGTTACTCTCCAGTTGGTATCAACGTAGAACTAGTCAGAATCCCAAAGCCTAGAGTGAGTTTCGATGGTATACTAGCTCCAATAGGACCATCAGCACCTGCTGAGAGAATTAAGCTGACCGAAAACCCTAAGATACCTTCGAGCTTGGAGAGAGCATTCTATGATAGTGATGTTAGGGCCTCGGAGATCATCTGGGAGACTTATAATAGGGGAGTAGATGTTTATGCGATATCTAAAATTCTTTCGCTCGGCGGCCTGGGTAATAGAGCTAGAAGAAAACTTGTACCGACTAAATGGGCAATAACAGCGACTGATTCTATCATAGGAGATTTCCTCAGGAGGGAAATAGAATATTTGCCAATATATTCTGGGGAAGTCATGCTCTTCCAGAGCAACTATGAGGGAAACCGTTACTTCGTATTGATCGCTCCTGGCCCCTACATGCTGGAGATAGTTGAGGCTTGGATGCCGAGGGGGTTATGGACTAAGGGGAGCGATGAACCCGTGGTGATGCTGAACTCGGAGATAGGCCGGCTCGGGCTAGAGTATATGGACGGAGGTCACTACGCGATGAGACTCGCTATCCTGGAGAAGCTCGCTAGTATGAAGAGGCAAGCTGCCGTCATTGCTATTAGGGAGATCGGACCTGAATATTATGCACCCGTTGGCGTTTGGCAGGTAAGAGAGGGAATGAGGGCTGCTTTGAGATCTGAGCCCCTCAAGTTTCCAGAGCTAGGGGATGCTATGAGGCAATTGAAGCTGAGGTTCGACTTGAATCTGTTGATTAGATCCCTAAGGATACCTAAAATCCTGAGAGGTTGGATCTCGCTAGAGGGATTCCTTGAGAACCTTTGA
- a CDS encoding geranylgeranyl reductase family protein → MWDAIVIGAGPSGSVTAYLLAKKGYKTLILDMKDFPRYKSCGGGVTWRAYNLLRELGIKLRSPEAYHKEVVIRGFGEEIKVRSDEEFAVATLDRRKLDKELLDEAIAQGAEFRKEKVSGVISKEDRVEVIGSGFSSRYVIGADGAYSITAISSGIRNCWRNDDIIFAIEGRAPLYDELTFIVDASPSGYGWIFPRGEDSNAGVGGISSKSREVIKAFEEFSKRYKVEKVGNWIIPTGGHDKQIAKGRVLLVGDAAGLADPLTGEGLYYAFKSALECSKSLESEDPALSYSENMGNVMEELRLKRKARNIIVPRMDFFFKMFVSYPEIARRYMLTSIGRLDFKEFWRWGILRIPKAMMRRASKVLKESL, encoded by the coding sequence ATGTGGGACGCGATAGTCATAGGAGCGGGGCCTTCCGGTTCTGTCACGGCCTATCTACTAGCTAAAAAGGGATATAAAACACTCATCCTCGATATGAAGGATTTCCCGAGGTACAAATCATGCGGAGGTGGAGTTACTTGGAGGGCTTACAACCTCCTGAGGGAACTGGGCATAAAGCTCAGATCCCCGGAGGCTTACCATAAGGAAGTGGTCATCAGAGGCTTCGGGGAGGAGATAAAGGTTAGATCTGATGAGGAATTCGCTGTCGCTACTTTGGATAGGAGGAAACTGGATAAGGAACTTCTAGATGAAGCGATCGCTCAGGGAGCTGAGTTCAGAAAGGAAAAAGTGAGCGGAGTCATTTCGAAGGAGGATAGGGTGGAAGTTATCGGTTCAGGATTCTCCTCTCGCTATGTTATAGGAGCTGATGGCGCATACTCTATTACGGCGATCTCCTCGGGTATAAGGAACTGCTGGAGGAACGATGATATAATATTCGCGATAGAGGGGAGAGCGCCTCTCTATGATGAGCTCACCTTCATCGTGGATGCCTCACCATCCGGCTACGGCTGGATCTTCCCTAGGGGGGAGGATTCGAATGCTGGCGTGGGAGGAATTTCTTCAAAATCCAGGGAAGTAATCAAGGCGTTCGAGGAGTTCTCTAAGAGGTATAAGGTTGAGAAAGTCGGGAATTGGATCATACCGACTGGTGGGCACGATAAACAGATAGCGAAAGGCAGGGTCCTACTCGTAGGGGATGCAGCTGGATTGGCGGATCCTCTGACAGGTGAAGGATTATACTATGCATTTAAGAGCGCCCTAGAGTGCTCAAAATCCTTGGAATCGGAGGATCCAGCTCTATCTTATAGCGAGAATATGGGCAATGTCATGGAGGAACTTAGACTTAAAAGAAAAGCTAGAAATATAATAGTGCCTCGCATGGACTTCTTCTTCAAGATGTTCGTATCCTATCCAGAGATCGCCAGGAGGTACATGCTCACCTCAATAGGTAGATTGGATTTCAAGGAATTCTGGAGATGGGGAATCCTGAGGATTCCGAAGGCGATGATGAGAAGAGCTTCAAAGGTTCTCAAGGAATCCCTCTAG
- a CDS encoding adenosine-specific kinase, which produces MELKLEVVDVTPPEGCNIIIATSHFIKTVEDVFEALADSCSCIKFGLAFCESSGPRLVRKAGNDEKLVEAAVEMALKIGAGHSLVILMKDAWPVNVLPRLKQLPEIATIHAATANPLKVIVAEFGDGRGILGVIDGGKPLGVEGKEEIKERMEFLRKIGYKHPLPD; this is translated from the coding sequence ATGGAGCTCAAGTTGGAGGTAGTGGATGTAACCCCGCCCGAGGGATGCAATATAATAATAGCGACTTCCCATTTCATAAAGACTGTCGAGGATGTATTTGAGGCCCTGGCCGATTCATGTTCATGTATAAAGTTCGGATTGGCATTTTGTGAATCATCGGGTCCCAGATTGGTCAGGAAAGCCGGAAACGATGAGAAGCTCGTTGAAGCCGCTGTGGAGATGGCGCTCAAGATAGGAGCGGGTCACTCCCTAGTCATACTAATGAAGGATGCTTGGCCTGTGAATGTCCTTCCAAGATTGAAACAGCTCCCGGAGATAGCAACTATTCATGCGGCGACGGCTAATCCGCTCAAAGTCATAGTAGCTGAATTCGGTGATGGTAGGGGGATACTAGGAGTTATAGATGGCGGTAAGCCATTGGGCGTGGAGGGTAAGGAGGAGATAAAGGAGAGGATGGAGTTCTTGAGGAAGATAGGATATAAGCATCCACTACCAGACTGA
- a CDS encoding ABC transporter ATP-binding protein: MPAVEVKNLSKSFGEVKAVNNISFDVEEGSIFGLLGPNGAGKTTTLRMIYGVLRPDSGSVRVLGIDVWEEPRKAKSLMGVMPEDTGIYPRLTAEENLIYFGKVRGMDEHKLRRRVSELLKILGLEEKRFTIADKLSKGQKQKVAFARAILDEPPILILDEPTLGVDVMSAREIRNMIVDYARAGRTVILSTHNMWEAEKLCTHVGIISEGKMRYVGKREDLEKLYEEKEFEEIFLRMVRGEVIEKVV; this comes from the coding sequence ATGCCCGCTGTAGAAGTAAAGAATCTTTCGAAATCCTTCGGAGAGGTCAAAGCCGTTAATAATATTTCGTTCGATGTTGAGGAAGGATCTATCTTCGGTCTACTGGGACCGAATGGAGCTGGTAAGACTACGACACTCAGGATGATCTACGGCGTCTTGAGGCCAGATAGCGGATCTGTGAGAGTGCTCGGGATCGATGTCTGGGAGGAGCCTAGAAAGGCGAAGAGCTTAATGGGAGTAATGCCGGAGGATACCGGGATCTATCCTAGGTTGACTGCTGAGGAGAACTTAATATACTTCGGTAAGGTGAGGGGAATGGATGAGCACAAGCTCAGGAGGAGAGTGAGCGAGCTATTGAAGATCTTGGGGCTTGAGGAGAAGAGATTCACGATAGCTGATAAGCTCTCGAAAGGACAGAAGCAGAAGGTCGCTTTCGCTAGGGCAATACTGGATGAGCCCCCTATTCTCATACTCGATGAGCCCACTTTAGGCGTGGATGTCATGAGCGCGAGGGAGATAAGGAATATGATAGTGGATTATGCGAGGGCCGGGAGGACAGTCATACTATCAACTCATAACATGTGGGAAGCTGAGAAGCTCTGCACTCACGTGGGCATCATAAGTGAAGGTAAAATGAGGTATGTCGGTAAGAGAGAGGATCTAGAGAAGTTATATGAGGAGAAGGAGTTTGAAGAGATCTTCCTGAGGATGGTCAGGGGTGAGGTCATTGAGAAGGTTGTTTAA